The Alphaproteobacteria bacterium genome has a segment encoding these proteins:
- a CDS encoding xanthine dehydrogenase family protein molybdopterin-binding subunit yields the protein MKDGIGTELRRFEDARLLTGKGRYSDDVCLPGQAHAVVLRAPHAHARILGIDATAARALPGVLCVLTGAELIADGLQPIPHIPAAMSPPDIRLPNTDGSAHRVLRQPVLALDAVRHVGEPVAFVVAETLAIARDAAELVEVAYEALPAVADSACAAATDAPPLWGDRPHNIAVDAQVGAREAVEAAFAGAAHVVRLDSLIQRVTGVPMEPRAALAAYDAADNSYTLWAGGGGVVRPKRELAIILGIAPERVRVIAEDTGGNFGTRNFFYAEFALVAWAAKRIGRPVKWTAQRQECFVSDYQGRDLRASGELALDGEGNFLALRAAGLSNVGAFTASFIPLTKGTQVMTSLYRLPAASHARAVMSNTPPTAPYRSAGRPETMFMIERLIDIAARRHGFDRVELRRRNLVPRSSMPYTNPFGVTYDSGDYPGALERVLQLADWDGFAARRARSASRGLRRGIGLAGYVEAQSGAPQERAEVTVLPEGIVEVVIGTLSAGQGHATSFAQLIAEWLGIEAQRVRLVAGDTARVQAGGGSHSGRSMRLAATTIHQASGIIVERAQVLAAEALEADTADLAFADGHFTVKGTDRRVSLLALAERHGPIAGSGDVDSRVGAYPYGWHVCEVEVDAETGVARIVAYCAIDDVGRAVNPLILHGQTHGGIAQGAGQALMEHCVYDAHGQMLSASFMDYATPRALDLPSFVTALSEVPSTTHPLGMRGGGEGGITPALGVIVNAIVDALADLGVEHIEMPATPERIWRAIAAARGVSSSSLSPPAGRGSG from the coding sequence ATGAAAGACGGCATCGGCACCGAGCTGCGGCGCTTCGAGGATGCGCGGCTGCTGACCGGCAAGGGGCGCTACAGCGACGATGTCTGCCTGCCGGGACAGGCGCATGCCGTGGTGCTGCGCGCGCCGCATGCGCATGCGCGCATTCTCGGAATCGACGCGACGGCCGCCCGCGCCCTGCCCGGCGTGCTCTGCGTGCTGACGGGTGCCGAGCTGATCGCCGACGGGCTGCAGCCGATCCCGCACATCCCCGCGGCGATGAGCCCGCCCGACATCCGCCTGCCCAACACCGACGGCTCGGCGCATCGCGTGCTGCGCCAGCCGGTGCTGGCACTCGACGCCGTGCGCCATGTCGGCGAGCCGGTGGCCTTCGTCGTCGCCGAGACGCTCGCCATCGCGCGCGACGCCGCCGAGCTGGTCGAGGTCGCGTACGAGGCGCTGCCGGCCGTCGCCGACAGCGCATGCGCCGCCGCGACCGACGCGCCGCCGCTGTGGGGCGACCGGCCGCACAACATCGCCGTCGATGCGCAGGTCGGCGCGCGCGAGGCGGTCGAGGCCGCCTTCGCCGGCGCCGCGCATGTCGTGCGGCTCGACAGCCTGATCCAGCGCGTCACCGGCGTGCCGATGGAGCCGCGCGCGGCGCTGGCGGCCTACGACGCGGCCGACAACAGCTACACCCTGTGGGCCGGCGGCGGCGGCGTGGTGCGGCCGAAGCGGGAGCTGGCGATCATCCTGGGCATCGCGCCCGAGCGCGTGCGCGTCATCGCCGAGGACACCGGCGGCAATTTCGGCACCCGCAACTTCTTCTATGCCGAGTTCGCGCTGGTCGCCTGGGCGGCGAAGCGCATCGGCCGGCCGGTGAAATGGACGGCGCAGCGCCAGGAGTGCTTCGTCAGCGACTACCAGGGCCGCGATCTGCGCGCCAGCGGCGAGCTGGCGCTCGATGGCGAGGGCAACTTCCTCGCGCTGCGCGCCGCCGGCCTGTCCAATGTCGGCGCCTTCACCGCCTCGTTCATCCCGCTGACCAAGGGCACGCAGGTGATGACCAGCCTGTACCGCCTGCCCGCCGCCTCGCATGCGCGCGCCGTGATGAGCAACACGCCGCCGACCGCGCCCTATCGCAGCGCCGGCCGGCCCGAGACCATGTTCATGATCGAGCGGCTGATCGACATCGCCGCGCGGCGCCACGGCTTCGACCGCGTCGAGCTGCGGCGGCGCAATCTCGTGCCGCGATCGTCGATGCCCTACACCAATCCGTTTGGCGTCACCTACGACAGCGGCGACTACCCCGGCGCGCTCGAGCGCGTGCTGCAGCTGGCCGACTGGGACGGCTTCGCCGCGCGCCGCGCGCGATCGGCGTCGCGCGGGCTGCGCCGCGGCATCGGCCTGGCCGGCTATGTCGAAGCGCAAAGCGGCGCGCCGCAGGAACGCGCCGAGGTCACGGTGCTGCCCGAGGGCATCGTCGAGGTGGTGATCGGCACGCTCTCGGCCGGCCAGGGCCACGCCACCAGCTTCGCCCAGCTGATCGCCGAGTGGCTCGGCATCGAGGCTCAGCGCGTGCGCCTGGTGGCCGGCGACACGGCGCGGGTGCAGGCCGGCGGCGGCTCGCATTCCGGCCGCTCGATGCGCCTGGCGGCGACCACGATCCACCAGGCCTCGGGTATCATCGTCGAGCGCGCGCAAGTGCTGGCGGCCGAGGCGCTCGAGGCCGATACCGCCGACCTTGCCTTCGCCGACGGGCATTTCACCGTGAAGGGCACCGATCGCCGCGTCAGCCTGCTGGCGCTGGCCGAGCGGCACGGGCCGATTGCCGGCAGCGGCGACGTCGACAGCCGCGTCGGCGCCTATCCCTATGGCTGGCATGTCTGCGAGGTCGAGGTCGACGCCGAGACCGGCGTGGCGCGCATCGTCGCCTACTGCGCCATCGACGATGTCGGCCGCGCGGTCAATCCGCTGATCCTGCACGGCCAGACCCATGGCGGCATCGCCCAGGGCGCCGGCCAGGCGCTGATGGAGCATTGCGTCTACGACGCGCACGGCCAGATGCTGAGCGCCTCGTTCATGGACTACGCGACGCCGCGCGCCCTCGACCTGCCGTCCTTCGTCACGGCGCTGAGCGAGGTGCCGTCGACCACCCATCCGCTGGGCATGCGCGGCGGCGGCGAAGGCGGCATCACCCCGGCGCTGGGCGTGATCGTCAACGCCATCGTCGACGCGCTGGCCGATCTCGGCGTCGAGCACATCGAGATGCCGGCAACCCCCGAACGCATCTGGCGCGCCATCGCGGCGGCGCGCGGCGTGTCGTCTTCCTCCCTCTCCCCGCCTGCGGGGAGAGGGTCGGGGTGA
- a CDS encoding VOC family protein, which translates to MDSTADNLRRPLDTTPRSPAIFAHFVVRTSKYDAMRRWYERVLNARTVFDDGRICFLTYDEEHHRLAIVNVPDLLAPDAKAWGLAHFAYGYRTLGDLLSTYKRLKAQGIVPYRPINHGPTVSLYYHDPDGTSIELQVDAYATKEAAAAYLQTEAFLKNPIGVPFDPDDMVRRYESGVPEEELLRRP; encoded by the coding sequence ATGGACTCGACAGCCGACAACCTCAGGCGCCCGCTCGACACCACGCCGCGATCGCCGGCGATCTTCGCGCATTTCGTCGTGCGCACCTCGAAATACGATGCGATGCGCCGCTGGTACGAGCGCGTGCTCAATGCGCGCACCGTGTTCGACGACGGGCGCATCTGCTTTTTGACCTACGACGAGGAGCACCACCGGCTGGCCATCGTCAACGTGCCCGACCTGCTGGCGCCCGACGCCAAGGCCTGGGGCCTGGCGCATTTCGCCTATGGCTACCGCACCCTGGGCGACCTGCTGTCGACCTACAAACGACTGAAGGCGCAGGGCATCGTGCCCTACCGGCCGATCAACCACGGGCCCACGGTGTCGCTGTACTACCATGACCCCGACGGTACCTCGATCGAGCTGCAGGTCGACGCCTATGCGACCAAGGAGGCGGCCGCCGCCTATCTGCAGACCGAGGCGTTCCTGAAGAACCCGATCGGCGTGCCCTTCGACCCCGACGACATGGTCCGCCGCTACGAATCCGGCGTGCCCGAGGAAGAGCTGCTGCGCCGGCCATGA
- a CDS encoding LysE family translocator has product MSLEFLITTFIIVASPGTGVLYTLAAGLTRGSRASVVAAFGCTLGIVPHMAAAILGLAALLHTSALAFEIFKYVGVAYLLWMAWSTLQERGALRVEEGAVGGRSFLQVTLEAILINILNPKLSIFFLAFLPQFVSAEEARPLASMLMLSGVFMLMTFVIFVGYGLLAASVRDHVISRPRVLAWMRRTFAAAFVALGARLAVADR; this is encoded by the coding sequence ATGAGCCTCGAATTCCTGATCACCACCTTCATCATCGTCGCCTCGCCCGGCACCGGCGTGCTCTACACGCTGGCCGCCGGGCTGACGCGCGGCTCGCGCGCCAGCGTCGTCGCCGCCTTCGGCTGCACGCTCGGCATCGTGCCGCACATGGCGGCGGCGATCCTGGGACTCGCCGCCCTGCTGCACACCAGCGCGCTCGCCTTCGAGATCTTCAAGTATGTCGGCGTCGCCTACCTGCTGTGGATGGCGTGGAGCACGCTGCAGGAGCGCGGCGCGCTCAGGGTCGAGGAGGGCGCGGTCGGCGGCCGCTCCTTCCTGCAGGTCACGCTCGAGGCGATCCTGATCAACATCCTCAATCCCAAGCTCTCGATCTTCTTCCTCGCCTTCCTGCCGCAATTCGTCAGCGCCGAGGAGGCGCGGCCGCTGGCCAGCATGCTGATGCTCAGCGGCGTCTTCATGCTGATGACCTTCGTGATCTTCGTCGGCTACGGCCTGCTCGCTGCCTCGGTCCGCGACCACGTGATCTCGCGCCCGCGCGTGCTCGCCTGGATGCGCCGCACGTTTGCGGCGGCGTTCGTGGCGCTGGGCGCCAGGCTCGCGGTGGCGGATCGGTAG
- a CDS encoding VOC family protein — protein MDSTADNLRRPLDARAVSPSLFAHFVLQTSNLAAMRQWYLTVLNARVVQDNGVLCFMTYDEEHHRVAIIEMPGLAARDEKARGVHHVAYTYATLGDLLATYRRLKAAGIEPYWPINHGPTVSLYYRDPDGNSVELQVDVFASKQEASAFFTSESFRANPIGVNFDPEDMVRRFESGVPEQELMRRPDGPPPAIG, from the coding sequence ATGGACTCCACAGCCGACAACCTCAGGCGCCCGCTCGACGCGCGCGCGGTCTCGCCCAGCCTCTTCGCGCACTTTGTCCTGCAGACATCCAATCTCGCGGCGATGCGCCAGTGGTACCTGACCGTGCTCAACGCGCGCGTCGTGCAGGACAACGGCGTGCTGTGCTTCATGACCTACGACGAGGAGCACCACCGCGTCGCCATCATCGAGATGCCCGGCCTCGCGGCGCGCGACGAGAAGGCGCGCGGCGTGCACCACGTCGCCTACACCTACGCCACCCTGGGCGACCTGCTGGCGACGTATCGCCGGCTCAAGGCGGCGGGCATCGAGCCCTACTGGCCGATCAACCACGGGCCCACGGTGTCGCTGTACTACCGCGATCCCGACGGCAACTCGGTCGAGCTGCAGGTCGACGTCTTCGCCAGCAAGCAGGAGGCCTCGGCGTTCTTCACCAGCGAGTCGTTCCGCGCCAACCCGATCGGCGTGAACTTCGATCCCGAGGACATGGTGCGGCGATTCGAGTCCGGCGTGCCGGAGCAGGAATTGATGCGCCGGCCCGACGGCCCGCCGCCGGCGATCGGCTGA